One Chitinophagales bacterium DNA segment encodes these proteins:
- a CDS encoding alpha/beta hydrolase produces the protein MLPLLAFFTPVICIAQANSRNETAVAYGNNKSAGHYANIHGIQLYYETYGSGMPLLMLHGNGGAIDAFSAQIPFFEKYYRVIAVDSRLQGKSGGADDTLSYDMMADDFCALLDFLHIDSAYVLGWSDGGINALLMALKCPAMVKAIAVSGANVVPDTTAFDASIINDMIATVNRKDITRVERTLNNMMINQPNIAYRELGKITCPALVMAGDHDLIRPEHTLKIYQSLPHAQLCIFPDSEHGVCQQHPELFNETVYTFFQQCDK, from the coding sequence ATGTTACCGCTGCTTGCCTTTTTCACACCGGTTATCTGCATTGCGCAGGCAAATAGCCGCAATGAAACTGCTGTTGCTTATGGCAATAATAAATCCGCAGGGCACTATGCGAACATCCATGGCATTCAACTGTACTATGAGACCTACGGCAGTGGCATGCCACTCCTGATGCTGCATGGCAATGGCGGTGCAATAGATGCATTCAGCGCGCAGATTCCATTCTTTGAAAAATATTATCGTGTTATCGCAGTTGACAGCCGGTTACAGGGCAAGTCGGGCGGTGCAGACGATACACTTTCCTACGATATGATGGCTGATGATTTTTGCGCATTACTCGATTTCCTGCATATAGACTCAGCTTATGTGCTGGGCTGGAGTGATGGCGGCATCAATGCCCTGCTCATGGCACTGAAATGCCCGGCAATGGTGAAAGCGATTGCCGTCAGTGGAGCCAATGTTGTTCCTGATACAACAGCGTTTGATGCATCCATAATTAATGATATGATTGCCACAGTAAACAGGAAAGACATCACCAGGGTGGAACGAACACTGAATAACATGATGATCAATCAGCCCAATATTGCTTACCGCGAACTTGGAAAAATAACGTGTCCTGCTTTGGTCATGGCAGGTGACCATGATCTAATCCGTCCTGAGCATACCTTAAAAATATACCAGTCATTACCGCATGCTCAACTGTGTATTTTTCCGGATTCCGAGCATGGCGTTTGCCAACAACATCCTGAGTTGTTCAATGAAACGGTGTACACCTTTTTTCAGCAGTGCGACAAATAG